The following are encoded together in the Leptospira langatensis genome:
- a CDS encoding sensor domain-containing diguanylate cyclase translates to MIGKDNDPLMIEYYEKKIYDQKQLLEISKALNSTLDYKYLIDAILNICLAQLQTLSAAIFLAPEADSNYFELEPSFKGFDLAEDDAGFKIKTDAPLITFLETKLKAMTPDQVEEAMGLSPELEFLRRIGGDLIIPLNAKGKVNGLLLLGEKITMGEWMEEDRDFLTTLSTLAGIAVENSRLYELATVDMMTGLKVHHYFQTKLKEEMERCRKKRANLALLFTDVDNFKKFNDTHGHQAGDQVLIEVARRLIQSAGKHDIAARYGGEEFCLVMPGADLKRGFEMGERIRKAVEASSIPNPNGGPDFQVTLSIGVSEFWTTDRNNKDLIERADKALYEAKHSGKNRTIPFRVPVEN, encoded by the coding sequence TTGATCGGAAAAGACAATGATCCATTAATGATCGAGTACTACGAGAAGAAGATCTACGATCAAAAACAACTTCTTGAGATCAGTAAGGCTCTTAATTCCACACTTGATTATAAGTATCTAATAGATGCTATCTTAAATATTTGCCTCGCCCAATTGCAAACATTGAGCGCAGCCATCTTTCTAGCTCCGGAGGCGGACTCGAATTATTTCGAGTTGGAGCCGAGCTTTAAAGGATTCGATCTAGCCGAGGATGATGCTGGCTTCAAGATCAAGACGGATGCTCCTCTGATCACATTCTTGGAAACCAAATTGAAGGCGATGACTCCCGATCAGGTGGAGGAGGCCATGGGCTTAAGTCCTGAGCTGGAGTTCCTGCGCAGGATCGGTGGAGACCTGATCATTCCTCTGAACGCAAAAGGAAAAGTGAACGGACTTCTTCTTTTGGGAGAAAAGATCACCATGGGAGAATGGATGGAAGAAGACAGAGACTTCCTTACCACTCTTTCTACTCTGGCTGGGATCGCGGTAGAGAATTCTAGACTGTACGAGCTTGCCACAGTGGACATGATGACCGGTTTGAAGGTGCATCATTATTTCCAAACCAAGTTGAAGGAAGAAATGGAACGTTGTCGCAAGAAGAGAGCGAATCTTGCTCTTCTATTTACCGACGTGGATAATTTCAAGAAATTCAACGATACTCACGGTCACCAAGCGGGCGACCAGGTGCTTATCGAGGTCGCAAGAAGACTCATCCAAAGTGCAGGCAAACATGATATCGCCGCTCGTTACGGTGGGGAAGAATTCTGTTTAGTCATGCCTGGAGCCGATCTAAAACGCGGCTTTGAAATGGGGGAAAGAATACGCAAGGCGGTAGAGGCCAGCTCGATTCCCAATCCGAATGGGGGACCGGACTTCCAGGTGACTCTTTCTATAGGAGTTTCCGAGTTTTGGACGACAGACCGGAATAATAAGGATCTGATCGAAAGAGCGGATAAGGCCCTGTATGAGGCTAAACACTCTGGCAAGAACCGCACGATCCCCTTCCGAGTGCCCGTAGAGAATTAA
- a CDS encoding aspartyl protease family protein — MLPRAFLIFLFALHLGCSSFDFRNLFSGYIHYEKEGGGAWIRLPLKEVDHLPVLILSMEKGREPLRFLIDTGAFVSFLEDEYVPENSPRKFLSASFPGGAVQSVRRAMHSDLFAGGLKTFENVEFFSHDFPKELRVNGILGMNAFMGLVIQLELPDRVSIWKSPSSKVVPGFLEENLFPMLLRSGQPTAVLLRPPGIRKESWILDTGAEYSVLDWDIVQGDNPTEYSEGKDASVYNFGGGKLNAKIRILKPFCPVFVKNSYEGLGFCLPELEVFPGGIPPDALHWDYRKGIVGILGRNWMENYRILLDTKRSLIGIVGKETDE, encoded by the coding sequence ATGCTCCCTCGTGCTTTTCTTATCTTCCTGTTTGCCCTTCATCTGGGCTGCTCTTCCTTCGATTTCAGAAATCTTTTCTCCGGTTATATTCATTACGAGAAGGAAGGGGGAGGAGCCTGGATCCGATTGCCTTTGAAGGAAGTGGATCATCTTCCCGTTCTCATTCTTTCCATGGAGAAGGGAAGGGAACCTCTTCGATTCCTGATCGATACGGGAGCCTTCGTTTCCTTTTTAGAGGATGAATATGTTCCGGAAAATTCCCCTCGCAAATTCCTAAGTGCCAGTTTTCCGGGAGGAGCGGTGCAGTCGGTCCGCAGGGCCATGCATAGCGATCTATTTGCGGGAGGGTTGAAGACTTTCGAGAATGTGGAATTCTTCTCTCATGACTTTCCGAAGGAACTGAGAGTCAATGGGATCTTGGGAATGAATGCGTTCATGGGGCTAGTCATTCAGTTGGAACTTCCGGATCGGGTATCTATTTGGAAGTCCCCTTCTTCCAAAGTCGTCCCGGGTTTTTTAGAAGAAAATTTATTTCCAATGCTTCTGAGATCCGGGCAACCGACTGCGGTCCTCTTGCGTCCTCCCGGCATCCGTAAGGAATCTTGGATCTTGGACACGGGAGCGGAGTATAGTGTCTTAGATTGGGATATTGTCCAAGGCGATAATCCTACCGAATACTCGGAAGGAAAGGATGCCAGTGTGTATAATTTCGGGGGCGGGAAGTTGAATGCCAAGATCCGCATCCTGAAACCGTTCTGTCCCGTTTTTGTGAAGAATTCGTATGAGGGTTTGGGCTTTTGTTTGCCTGAACTGGAGGTTTTTCCCGGAGGCATTCCCCCGGACGCACTTCATTGGGACTATAGAAAGGGGATCGTAGGGATTCTGGGCCGGAATTGGATGGAAAACTATCGAATTCTTTTGGACACAAAAAGGAGTCTTATTGGTATAGTAGGAAAGGAAACAGATGAGTAA